The sequence below is a genomic window from Gammaproteobacteria bacterium.
ACGCCGAGGTTATGAGTAATGAGCAGAATGGCCATGCCCCTCTCGTCCTGAAGTCGTTTCAGGAGGTCGAGGATCTGGGCTTGGATGGTCACATCAAGGGCGGTGGTCGGCTCATCCGCGATTAATAAATCTGGACGACAGGCCAACGCCATGGCGATCATCACGCGCTGTTTCATCCCGCCTGAAAGTTCGTGTGGATATTGTTCGAGCCGTTGAGTAGGCGACGCGATACCTACGGTTGCAAGCAGGCGCAGCACTTCCTGGTGCGCCTCACGCTCAGCAAGACCCTGATGCAGCTGGAGTACCTCACCGATCTGATTGCCTATCGTAAAGACTGGATTCAGCGAAGTCATGGGCTCTTGGAAAATCATACTAATGGATTTTCCACGAATAGATTGTAACTCTGCTTCAGACGACGTGGCGAGGTCTCGACCTTGATACGCAATACTCCCTTGTACAATGCGACCTGGGGGCTCAATAAGGCGCATGATCGAAAGTGCGCTAACGGATTTGCCACAGCCCGACTCGCCAACCAAAGCAAGCGTCCGGCCCGCTTGAATCTCTAGATCGATGCCACGGACGGCTTTGACTGCGCCTTTGTCGGTGAAAAACGAGACATGCAGGTTGTTGATGCTGAGGAGCGGATTCGCCATTTACCGATTCCGAAGTCGAGGATTCAGGGCCTCGCGCAGGCCCTCGCCGACAAGGTTAAACGCCAGCACGACAACAAAAATTGCAACTCCGGGGATGAAAAATAACCAGGGAGCATCGAATATGAAGCCCCTCCCGTTGGCGAGGATGTTACCCCAGGTGGCATCGGGCGGCTGAACACCAAAGCCCAAGAAGCTGAGGCCGGACTCGGTCAGGATGGCACCGGCCACCCCGATGGTGGCCGAGACTAACACCGGAGCAATGGCATTGGGGACCATATGCCGAAAGATGATGCGGCTCTCGGGCAAGCCTAGGGCTAGCGCGGCAACCACAAAGTCCTGCTCGCGCAGTGCTAAGAACTCAGCGCGTACAAAACGTGCAGTCGCCATCCAGCTGGTCAGACCGATCACAATCATGATGTTGTAGATGCTGGGGGGAAGCAGCGCGACGACAGTCAGAATAAGAAAGAACGTCGGAAAGCACAGCATAATGTCGGTAAACCGCATGATGAGCGTATCGACCGAGATAAAGCCGAGCTTGACGCTGCCATAG
It includes:
- a CDS encoding ABC transporter ATP-binding protein: MANPLLSINNLHVSFFTDKGAVKAVRGIDLEIQAGRTLALVGESGCGKSVSALSIMRLIEPPGRIVQGSIAYQGRDLATSSEAELQSIRGKSISMIFQEPMTSLNPVFTIGNQIGEVLQLHQGLAEREAHQEVLRLLATVGIASPTQRLEQYPHELSGGMKQRVMIAMALACRPDLLIADEPTTALDVTIQAQILDLLKRLQDERGMAILLITHNLGVVAQFAQDVAVMYAGKIVEHTDVQTLFRNPLHPYTNALLRALPRRGHRTERLAAIKGSVPSPLQYPPGCAFSARCPETLDFCAEKQPSLITVEPQHEAACWLHEKTGAGV
- a CDS encoding ABC transporter permease — protein: MAELIHTATFTAETELPKPETPLQEAWRIFQKDRLALSGLVVLGLLVTMAVAGKVLTEWIIIFDPATVRLPDKFLPPFSAVSADLIPALNHPLFGIYLLGTDELGRDVFARMLQGSFVSLSIGFIAVGISVTIGIILGGLSGFYGSVKLGFISVDTLIMRFTDIMLCFPTFFLILTVVALLPPSIYNIMIVIGLTSWMATARFVRAEFLALREQDFVVAALALGLPESRIIFRHMVPNAIAPVLVSATIGVAGAILTESGLSFLGFGVQPPDATWGNILANGRGFIFDAPWLFFIPGVAIFVVVLAFNLVGEGLREALNPRLRNR